DNA from Nitrospina gracilis Nb-211:
CGTTCACGCCTTCCGCGTTGAAGTCTTCGAGGCATTCTTCCAGGATGATCTCGCGCTCGACCTCGATGCTGGGGAACAGGGGATCGGCGAAGAAATCGGAAAACAGTTCCATTCCCCGCTCCAACTGTTCATAATGCGGGCTGAAGTCGTAATGCGTGTGCTCGGTGTAGGTGGAAGCGCGCAGACCGCGGCCGATTTTCTCGAACTCGGTATTGAGCAGAATCGAGTCCGGGTACCTGCGGTTGCCGCGGAACAGCATGTGCTCCAGAAAATGCGAGATGCCGTTGTTCGCGGGCGTCTCGAAGCGCACGCCGGAGCGGATGTACATGCCGATGTCCAGCGTGTGCAGGTGCGGCATCTCCACGGTGACGACGGTCAGTCCGTTTTCGAGCGTGTCGAGGTGCGTCCGGTTTTCTAACGTGTGGGTGGTGTTCATAAATCCTGTTGAAGGGGTGCCGGGAAAATCGACATTATCTCATACAATTTTAACGCGTCCGAGACGGAATTGGAAAATTCATGAACCGACCGGAATGGTGCGAAACGGATTTCCGAAAAGCGGAGGTCTTTCTCGAGGAACACGAAGCGGATCAACCAGATACCGCCCTCTTCGACTGCGGCGACGGGCTGTACGCGGTGATCCCGCGCGGGCTTCCCGCGCTGGGCGTCCGGTTTTACGGCCTGTTCATGCTGGCGCCTCTGCCGGTCCTTCTGGCCAGCGTCGTGGTGCTGGTGCTGTTCGGATTCAAGGATGACGTCACGCTGAACGCCACCACGCTGGGGGTGTTCGCCATCTCGGTGGTGCTGATCATCGGTCTCGTGCGCGTGATGCACCTCATCCTGCAAAACCGCGCGCTGTTTCCACGCAACTATTTCGTCACTCTCGGCAAAAACGGCATCGCCATGCACTACTCGCGCAAGCACTTTCCGTTTCACAACCCGCGCGCGTGGCTCACGTGGCACGACATCAAGTCGGTGGAACCGGGGAACGGGCTGTTCCTGCCCGCGTTTCTGATCGGCCTGCCGTTCATCACCTATCCCAAAGTGCAGGGAGAAAACGGAGTGGAAGTGGATCTTCCCTTTCGCCTGTCCCGCGCCCGGCAGGCGGAACAGATGGAGGCGGTGCTGAGCCTCATCCACAACAACATCGAATGGCGCAAGGCTATTCGAAGTTGACGATAAATTTTTATTTGCGAATTGTTAATTAAAAAATCTTATTACATCAAACCAAAAATATAAAAACATACCCACTGATACAAAAAGAACTAAACGGCTTTTATAGATGCCATACCATAATATAGCACCCAAAATGGCATAATAGATGGAGTTAAGAAGGGCTGGCAACAGCAATAAAACAACAAGAGATTCTTTTGGAGAGGCTCCCATTATTCCCAAAACGGGCGGAAATAAAAGGATATATAAATTAAACCCAAAATCTCCTAAAGGGGAGGCATTTAGAACTATCACGTAAAATAAATAAAGCGCAACAGCAACACAAAATCCGGTTATCGCAAAAGCAAAAACAAACTTTTTAAAGCTTATCTTCACTCTTCTAAATCCCTTTTTTAAATTTAGGGCTCATAAAAGACATAAATGAAATCTCTAATCTAACGCATAGCCAAAATTTAATCCCACCCGCATATTCTATTAATTCAAAAACTATTCGAAGTTGATCGAGTTTTCGCCGAGCAACTCCTCGATCTGTTCGATGACCTCGTCGCAGGGTTTCACTTTGAGAGTGGCCTGCACCGTGCGTTGCCTCGCCGGTCCGCCTTCCGGAAACAGGAAGTGCACCAGCAGTTGGTTGTTTCCCGGATGACGCGCCAGCACGTCCTTCACCGAATGCAGGGTGGTCTTTTCCAGTCCCGGCGTGCGGATGTGGATGTGCACCGTGCCTTTCCAGTAATCCTTCGCTTCGGCCAGCGGACGGATCTCGTTCGCGATCACCTTCGGCCAGTTTTCGTCGGCCTCCACCGTGCCCTTCACCAGAATCGGGCCGTCCTGCTCCAAAATCTCCAGTGAGTTTTTGTACGTCTCCGGCCACACCGTGACCTCCACCGTGCCCTGCAAGTCCTCGAGCGTCATGAGCGCCATCTTGTCGCCCTTCTTCGTCGTCTTGGTGATGATCTTGAACGGCACCCCTGCGATGCTGACTTCCTTGCCATTGGGTCGCTCGGACAGGTTGGCGGAGTTGGCGTCGGTGAACCATGCGATGTCCTTCTGGTACTTCATCAGCGGATGGCCGGACACGTAAAAGCCGATGGTCTCCTTTTCGAATTTCAGGCGGTCGTGGTCGCTCCATTCCTCAACGGGTTCCGACGACACCGAGATCTCCTCTTCCTCTTCGCCCAAAAGATCGAACATACTGGACTGACCCAACTGCCGGTCGCGCTGGCGCGACTGCCCCATGTCCATGTACGCCTGCAGGTGCTTCATCATCCCGGCGCGGCTTTCGCCGACGGAATCGAACGCGCCGCTCTTGATCAGGCTTTCGATGACGCGCTTGTTCACCTTGTTCAGGTCCACCGACTCGCAGAACTGCTTGAGCGAGGTGAACTCACCCACCTGGTTGCGCGTTTCGATGATGATGTCGATGGCCGACGCGCCGACGTTCTTGATCGCACCCAGCCCGAACACCAGCTTGTCCTCGTAAATGGAGAAGTCGCGGAAACTGCGGTTGACGTCCGGCGGCATCATCTGGATGCCCATCTCGCGGCAGTCGTTGATGTAGCGGATCACCTTGTCGGTGTTGTCCATTTCGCTGGAGATCAGCGCGCCGAAAAACTGCAGCGGGTAATGCGCTTTCAGATACGCGGTCTGGTAAGAGATGAGGGCATACGCGGCGCTGTGCGACTTGTTAAACCCGTAGCCCGCGAATTTTTCCATCAGGTCGAAGATGCGCTCCGACTTCTTGTCCGGGATCTTGTTCTTGTGACTGCCCTGGTAGAACTTCTCGCGCTGTTGCGCCATCTCCTCCGGCTTTTTCTTGCCCATGGCGCGGCGCAGGAGATCCGCGTCGCCCAGCGTGAATCCCGCCAGCACGTTGGCGATCTTCATCACCTGTTCCTGGTAGAGGATGACGCCGTGCGTCTCTTGCAGGATGTCCTTCAACTGCGGCAGTTCGTATTTCTCTTCCAGCGTGCCGTGCTTGCGCTTCACGTAGTCGTCCACCATGCCGCTTTCCAGGGGACCCGGGCGGAACAGCGCAAGGAGGGCGATGATGTCCTCAAAGCTGTCCGGCTTCATCTTGAGCAGAAGGTCGCGCATACCGGAGCTTTCCAACTGGAACACGCCGCGCGTTCTGGCTTCGCTCAACAGCTTATAGGTCTCCGCATCGTCTTTCGGGATGGCGTCGAGGTCGAGTTCCGTGCCTTCCGACTCGCGGATCAGTCTGAGCGCGTTGTGAATGACGGTGAGCGTGCGCAGGCCGAGGAAGTCCATCTTCAACAACCCCAGCTTTTCGATATTGTTCATCGAGAACTGGGTCACGATTTCGTCGTTGTTGCCCTTGTACAGCGGCAGGAATTCCGTGAGCGGTTTGGGCGAGATGACCACCCCCGCCGCGTGGGTCGAGCAGTGGCGCGGCAGGCCTTCCAGCTTGAGCGCGACGTTTAGAAGCTCCTCGATGTTTTCGTTTTCCTTCGACATCTCCTTGAAACGCGGCTCCTCGTTCATCGCGTCGGTGAGCGTGATGTTGAGCCGGTTCGGCACCAGCTTGGCGATCTTGTCCACCTCGCCGTAGGTCATTCCCAGCACGCGGCCGACGTCGCGGATGACGCCTTTCGCGTTCATGCTTCCGAAGGTGATGATCTGCGTCACGAAATCGTGCCCGCCGTATTTGTCCGTGACGTAGCGGATGACTTCGTCGCGTTTTTCCATGCAGAAGTCGATGTCGATATCCGGCATGCTGACGCGCTCCGGATTCAGAAAACGTTCGAACAGCAGGCCGTACTGGATGGGGTCGAGGTTGGTGATGCGGAGCGAATAGGCGACAAGGCTCCCCGCCGCCGAACCACGGCCCGGCCCAACGGGAATGCCATGCTCCCGCGCATAGCGGATGAAGTCCCACACGATGAGAAAGTAACCCGGATAGCCCATCTTCTTGATGATGGCGAGTTCTTCTTCCAGCCGGTCTTCGTACACCGTGCGGTCGTACGCCTGCCCCGCCTTGTCCATTTCCTCGTACCGCTCTTTCAATCCCAGCCGCGACTGTTCTTCCAGGTAGGAATAGAGCGTGTGCGCTTCCGGCACCGGATACTCCGGTAGGTTGTCCCGTCCCGTTTCGAGATCGAAGTTGCAACGCTCGGCGATTTTGATGGTGTTCTCGATCGCTTCCGGGATGTCCCGGAACAATGCTTCCATCTCCTGCGGCGACTTGAAGTAATACTCGTCCGAGTGGTACTTCATGCGGTATGGGTCGTCCATCGTCTTGCCGGTCTGCAAACAAAGCAGAATCTCGTGCGAACGAAAATCCTCCTTATCGAGGTAATGGCAGTTGTTGGTGGCGACCACGGGGAGGTCGAGTTTCTTGCCGATTTCGATCAGCCCCTTGTTGATGGGCTCCTGCCAGTCCAGCTTGTGGTCCTGCAACTCCAGGTAGAAGTTGTCGTCGCCCATGATCTCCTTGTACTGCTCCGCCATCTTGAGCGCGCGCGGCAGGTTCTCCTTGTTGATGTAATGGGCGAGTTCGCCGCGGTTGCATGAACTCAGAGCGATCAGTCCGTCCGCGTGCTGGGCGAGCAGTTCCTTGTCGATGCGCGGCTTGTAATAAAATCCTTCCAGATAGCCGGAGGTTACGAGTTTCACGAGGTTCTCGTAACCGGTCTGGTTGCGGGCGAGCAGGATGAGGTGGTGCGCGGCGTCGCGCAGGCGGAAGTTGTCGTCTTTCTTCAACCGGCTTTCCGGCGCGACGTACACCTCGCACCCGATAATGGGCTTGAGGCCGTGCTTGCGTGCGCCCTGGTAGAACTCCATTGCCCCGAACAGGTTGCCGTGGTCGGTCATCGTCACCGCCGGCATCTTGAACTCCTCGGCGCGTTTGAACAGCGCCTCGTGGCGGAGAGACGAATCCAGCAGGCTGAAATGCGTGTGCACGTGCAGGTGCACGAAATTGGAATGACGCATGGGGCGTTCTGTCTTTACAAAAGTTGATCGAACCGGAGTGACCGGTCAGTCCAGCAGTTTTTCAAACGGCACGTATTCCATACCCAGCGCCTCGGCCACCACCGGGTGCGTGACGTGCCCCTTGTACACGTTGAGTCCGTGGCGGAGCGGCCGGCTTTCCACCAACGCCGTCTTGAATCCCTTATGCGCCAGTTCCCTGGCGTAAGGCAGGGTGGCGTTGGTCAGGGCGTAGGTGGACGTGCGCGCCACCGCGCCCGGCATGTTGGCCACGCAGTAGTGAATGACCCCCTCCACCTCGAAGATCGGGTCCGAGTGCGTCGTCGGGCGCGAGGTCTCCAGGATGCCGCCCTGGTCGATGCCCACATCCACGACCACCGATCCGGTGCGCATGCTCTTCAGCATGTCACGCGTGATGAGTTTCGGCGACCTCGCGCCCGTCAGCAGAACCGCACCAATGACGAGGTCCGCCATCGCCGTGTACTCACACAGATTGAGTTTGTTCGACATGATGGTCTTCACGCGCCCATTGAAGATGTCATCGATGAAACGCAGGCGTTCGAGGTCGATGTCCAGCAAGGTCACCCGCGCGCTGGTGCCGATGGCCATCTTCGCCGCGTTCATGCCGACGATGCCGCCACCGATGATGACGATGTGACCCGGATCGACCCCCGGCACGCCACCCAGCAGGATGCCGCGTCCGCCGTTTTCGCGCTCGAGGTATTTCGCGCCCTCGTGCACGGACATGCGTCCCGCCACCTCGCTCATCGGCACGAGGAGCGGCAGGGAGCCGTCTTCCATTTGAACCGTTTCGTACGCGATGCCCGCCACCTTGCGGTCGAGCAGGCCCTGCGTCAACTCCGGCGCCGGCGCCAGGTGCAGGTAAGTGTACAGGATCTGGTTTTCGCGCAGACGCGGAAACTCCTCCGGCAGGGGTTCCTTGACCTTGATGATCATGTCTGCCTGCTCGAACACCTCCTTGCAGGAAAGGATTTTCGCTCCCGTGCGGGCGTAATCGTCGTCGGTGATGCCGCTCCCCTCCCCCGCCGTTTCTTCCACCAGCACGGTGTGGCCATCGGCGATGAGCTCAGTCACCCCGGCGGGAGTCATGGACACGCGGTATTCATCTTCCTTGATTTCTTTTGGGACGCCAATAATCATGTGAATGCTTTGAGGGAATGGATTGTGGATCAGGAAAACGGTGCTTAAACTGATGAGGAAACGCGATTTCCGGCCGATTGCTATTTACCCGGAAATCCTATAAATTATTACACCAGAATGCACTCCCGCAACATCTAAATTAAGAGGCACCCGGAGGAATTGGAATTGGATGAGGCTGTGAACACCAAATTCGACCAGATGTTTCAGGTCCAGTATTTCGCGCCGGAGAAAATGCTGGATCTGGACGAAAAAGACCTGGGCACGGAGGAATTGAAACACCTCGCGGAATGGGAAACCTTTCCGGAAGTGGAAAAGCTGTACATCAGCAACAACCAGTTGACCGATGCGGCGATCGAAACTCTCGAGCACGTCTCCGGTAATTTGCAGTCTCTTTACCTGAACCACAACCTGCTGGGAGACGGCGCGGCGAGGAGCCTCGCCCGGTCGGAATGGGTGAAACCGCTCAAATGCCTGATGCTGGAGGCCAACGCCATCACCGCCGAAGGCGCAAAGGCGCTGGCGGAATCGAAACACTTTCAGAACCTGGAAGAATTGTTTCTCGACTTCAATCCCATCGGCCCCGAAGGCGTGAAGGCCATTGCCGAGTCGCCCAATTTTCCGAAACTCAAGGCGCTTCACCTGGACAGCACGCAGATGGGAAACGCCGGGGCCGTGGCGCTGGCGAACTCCAAAACACTGACCGGCATCGAGCGCCTCTACCTGTGCTCCAACCGCATCGGCAATGAAGGCGCGCTGGCGCTTTCCCGGTCGGAGAACCTCAAAACCCTGCGGGTGCTCAGCATCTGGCGGAACGAAATCCGCGACGCGGGCGGGCAGGCTATGATTGCTTCCAGCACCTTCGACAAGCTGGAGCGGCTTTACATGAGCCTGAACCTGATGGATCCGCCGGTGATTCAGGAAATTCGCAATTCGGCGCTGGCTCAGCGTCTGGTCACGCTGGTCATGGATTAGGAGGGTTCGACATGGAGTACAAATACACGTACAGCAAGCTGTTCAACGTTCTGTTTCACATTGGCGTGATCTTCAATGTCCTGCTGGTGATCTGGCTTTACCTGGTGTTCTTCAACATCCTTTAGTACAGGGCGGGAAGAGGAGAGTGTCCGGGAGTCAGATGGACTGCATCGTCCGGTCCGGGTGGGATGCGGCCTTGACGAGGGCGTCGTTGTTCACCCAGCACACCTGATTTTCCGGCACCAGGTAGTCGCCCTCTGCGTTGCGGAACGGCTTCCACTGGTTGTTCACATAAATCTCGTTGGGCCGGAAGTTGGCTTTGTAGGCCAGCGAGTGGTTGTGTGAAATGAAGTAGCCCATGTAGTAATAGGCAATGCCCCGCCGCTGACAGAGCTGGATCTGCTTGAGCACGCTGAATGTGCCCAGGCTCATCTGCGGCGCCGGGTTGGTGTAAAACGTGTAGATGGCGGAAAACGAACGCTGGGTCACATCCGCCAGCGCCACCCCCACCAGATCGCCGTTGTAATAATACTCGAACTCCATCCCGAACGGCGTGTTCACATAAAACGACAGGCGGAAGTTCTGCTCGTCCTCGACGTCGTCCTGCAAAGCGTGAAACCGTTTTTTATGCTCAAGGTACAGACGGAATTTCTGCTTGGTGAACTGCGGCAAACCCATGCGGATTTCGATGCCCTCGCAGGCCTTGAGCGCCCGCTTCTGGCTCCGCGTCATGCGGAACTCATCGACCCGCACGCGGATCGGCACGCACTCGTGGCAGGTGCCGCAACGGGGGCGGAAATAGTATTCTCCGAAATGGCGCATGCCGTGCGCCAGCATGTAATCGAACTCCACTTCCGAGATGTCTTCCAGCAGGTACTCCTCGAACAGCGATTGCCGGTCCTTGAAGTAACCGCACTGAAAGGGTTTGGAATCAATAAAATGCGCGAGCATAAAGACAACCCCAGGCGCTTGCCCGGGTGGATCAGATTAGCAGGTCGTTAGTGCAACTCGCTCGAATTTTATACCATTTTCACTGCGAAATGTAGGGTCAAGGCCAGAATCGCGACTACATCTCTGAAAATGCAGACGGAGGACCTCCGCTGGAGGCCCTCGTCCGCCTTCGGCAAACCCCGGCATGGCCGGGCAACCCGTTGTAACCCGGGGGTTTTTGTGCTTTACTTCCGCCGGGAGTGGTTAGAACAAAACATGCTCGAATCGGACAACCCAAACCGGTGACTCACCGGAAACATGGAACCGACCTTGAACGTCTCGGTGATCATCCCGACATGGAACGAATCCCGCCTGCTTCCGGACACGCTGGAACGGCTGAAAGGGATCGCACCATACGAAATCCTAATCGGCGACGGCGGCAGTGACGACGACACGCAAGACATCGCCGAGCGCCACGGCGTGCGCTGTATCGCCTCCGCCCGCGGCCGTGCGGTGCAGATGAACGCCGCCGCCGGACAGGCCCAGGGCGACCTGTTGTTGTTTCTGCACGCCGACAGCCATCTGGATGAGGCAGGATTTCAGCGCATGGTAGCGGTCATGAAGCGGGGACGGCACATCGGCGGCGCGTTCAGCCTGGAAATCGACTCCCCGAAACCCGCTTTACGGACCATTTCCCGCTTGGCCACCCTGCGCTCGCGCTACCTGAACCTGGTATACGGCGATCAGGGCATTTTCGTCCTGCCGGAGGTGTTCCGCGAACTGGGGGGATTTTCGCCTTTGCCCATCTGCGAGGACCTGGATTTCTTCCGCCGCCTCAAAAAACGCGGGCGGACGGTGCTCCTGCGTGAGTCCATCTCCACTTCCGCCCGCCGCTGGCACGCCGAGGGGCTGGTGTGGACCACTTCACGCAACATTCTGATCGCCTCACTGTTTTTAATGGGGTTTTCCCCGACCCGTTTGAGCAAATGGTATCCGCCCAAACGGTGACCCAAAACCCTTGAAAGGCCGAAAGCCTAAATTATATAATGGCTGAAAACATACATCCTTAACCCCACCACCTGGTCACCGGATACTTATGGGTAAGAAACAGTCCAAAAAGAACAAGAAGGCCGCAGCATCGCCTTCAACGAATAAAAAATACACGCTCCCGGCGGTGTTTGCCGCTGTGTTGGGGGCCATTTTGATGGGCGGCTACCTGTTCACCCAGCCCCCGGCCACCCCCGTGGCCTCGGCGACGGGCCACCTGATCGAAACCCGTCCGGTGCTGACCCCGGCCCTGTTCACCGGCAAGGCCGCTCTTGCCTACCGGTACGCGGCGGAAATCCCGAAGGTGATCGACAGCCAGTTCTGCTACTGTTACTGCAAGCGCGATCACGGTCACAAAACGCTCCTGACCTGCTTCACCACCATGCACGGCTCCAAATGCGGCGTCTGCATCGACGAAGTGATCTACGCGTACGAGCTGTACAAATCCGGCAAGACTCTCGATGAAATCGTGAAAGCGGTGGATGACCGGTTTTACCGTCCCTACAAACGGCACCTGTAATTGAACGATCGGACCCAGAAAAATAAAATGGAACACGTCCTGGAAAAGAAACCTGTCAGTGTCTATATCCCGTACTCGCTCCTCGCGGCGGCTCTTCTGTTTATTTTCGTGAAGGCGCTGGACAACGTGCCGCCGAAACCGTTCGAGACGGAATACCCGGCGGAGGCGTTCCTCGCCCCCGGCTTCGAACTGCCCACCCTGAACGGCGGCAAGATATCCCTCAAGGATTACCGCGGGAAGGTGGTGTTCATCAACTTCTGGGCCACCTGGTGCGCCACCTGCAAGGTGGAGATGCCTTCCATGCAGAAGGTGTACGACAAGTTCAAGGACCGGGGATTCGAGATGCTGACCATCAGCGTGGACAAGGACCAGAAACTGATCCAGCCGTTCATGGAAGAATACAACCTCACGTTCCCCGTCCTGCTCGACCCGGATGAGGAAATCGCCAAGCAGGTGTACAAGACCACCGGCGTGCCGGAAACCTTCATCGTCAGCAAAAGCGGCGTTATCGTACACAAGGCCATCGGCCCGCGCGACTGGGCGACGGAAGACGCCATGGCCGCATTCCAGCAACTCGTGGAGCAATCCTGATATGATTCCGTTGCGCATTCTGGTCCTAACGCTTTTCCTGTCCTGCCTGCCCGCTTTCGCCTTCGCTCACGGCGGCGAACAACACGACGATCACGCAACCACCATCGAGGAACAACCCGCCGTCGGCTCTCCCGTCAAACTGATCGAAGACATGCCCATGGACTCGCATGCCGGACATTCGACCGAGCCCGTCGAGTACGGCACAGGAGCGGGCGACGCGGTCGATTACGGCGCGGGATCGGAACTGCCGGGGATGGAACACAGTGCCTCGCCCTCTCTCGGGCTGGAGGACGACCCTCTGGGCCTCGGCGCGGGATCGATGGAATCGACGATGCAGGGGGACATGATGGATCATTCCGGGCACGACATGGCGGGCATGCAGGGAAAGAAACACGTCGAACAGGCGACGCATGAAATGGTCGCCTCGTCCAGCAAGGGCTACGGCCTCGCCGTAGGCCTCACCGTCTTATCCGGTCTGGTTGCCGGCATCTTGTTTCTCAAGCGCCCGACCGATTCTTAATTTCCGGCTCCCATACCGGCAAACCCCGGAGGCCGTTCATGGCGAATGGAATCGTTGAGACAGTGAAAAACCGGCTCGGCTACAAGGAGCTGGAGTACCCCATCCCCGAACACGCCAACACCATCCGCTACTCGCTGGGCGGTATGACGCTGTCGTCCTTCTCCATCCTTCTCATCACCGGCATCCTGCTGGCGCAGTTTTACGTGCCGAATCCCGAACGCGCCAACGCCAGTGTGCATTACCTGGTGGACCAGGTGTATCTGGGATGGTTCCTGCGCGGCCTGCATTTCTGGGCGGCGGAGGCGTTGACCGTCACCCTGCTTTTGCACATGATCCGCGTCGCGCACACGGCGGCGTACAAGGCCCCGCGCGAAGTCAACTGGCTGATCGGCGTGGGATTGCTTTTGATGATGGTCGGCTTCCTGTTCACCGGCACCGTGCTCAAGTGGGACCAGGAAGCGTACGAGGCGCTCATGCACTTCAACTGGGTGGCGGACAACCTGGGCATCCTTGGCTACCCGCTGACGGAGAAGTTCGCACAGGGAGTGCCGATCCTCAACCGCGTGTACATGGCGCACATCAGCCTGCTACCTGTCATCACCATTCCGTTGCTCGGACTGCACCTGTTCTACATCAAGTACCACAAGCTGTCGCCCCTGCCGGGTCAGCCGGAGGTGGGTGAGACTCATAAAACCTCGGGCGAGATGGACACGCCGCCGGTGGTCCAGCGGCACATGCCGTTCACCCGTCATCTTCAATACCTGAACATGGCGGGCGCAGGAGTGTTCTTCATCGTCTGCCTGCTGGCGCTCACCATCGCACCGCCGTTGGGCGACCAGCCGGTGTTCGGGATGGAGGTCACGAAGCCGCCGTGGCAGTTCGTCTGGATCTACGCGCTGGAAAATTTGTGGGTGCCGTTTCTGATCGTCGCGCCCGCGCTCATCGTGCTGTTCCTCGTGGCGGTGCCGTTCATCGACCGCGGCCCGGAACGCGACTGGCGCAAACGCCCGCTGGCCACCGCCGTGCTTGCCTTCTGCATCGTGCTGGCGCTCGCCCTCATCATCTGGGGCAAGGTCACCACCATGACCCATTCGATGTGACGGGACGGCGGACGGCGTTATGATCGAGATCGAAATTCTGACCAAGGCCGACTGCTGTCTGTGCGACGAGGCGAAAGAGGTGGTCGAGGCGGTGCTCGCCGACTACCCGGCGACGCTCACGCTCACGGACATCGAATCCGATGCCGCCCTGTTCGAGGCGTACAAGGAAAAGATTCCCGTGGTGCGGCTGAACGGCGAGGACAGTTTTATCTACAAAGTCCACCCCGTCACCCTGCGCAAGCGGCTGGAGGAAATCGACGGCGGTCAAAAATAATAAAGTTATCAAAAACAAAACTGAGACTTCACGGTCTTCTTGAATAGATGAGGAACGATTTATGGTACAGAAAACCGCGCTGACGGATGACGAGCTTCAGCAGAAACTGAAAGAGATGGCGCCGGAATGGAAGGTCGATAAAAACGAGAAGGGCCTGCCCTTCATCTACCGCGTGTACCGCGCCAAGGAGTATTTGAAAGGGATCGACTTCGTCCGCCAGGTGGCCGAGGAAGCGGAGAAGGAGAACCACCACCCCGACATCCTGATCCACTACAAACGCATCACCGTGCGTTACTGGACGCACACGGTCAGCGGCGTCACCCTGGCCGACGTCGAAATGGCCCAGCAGATCGACCCGCTGTTCGAGAAGGAGTGAGCTGGTCGCCGCAAGGTTGAATCGGTCTTAAACTTCTTCCTCTTCCTTCAGGATGTCGTCGAGGGTCTGGCGGCGGCGGGCGAGAATGCACTTGCCGCCGTCCACCATCACTTCCGGAAGCAGGGGCTGGGTGTTGTAGTTCGACGACATGACAAAGCCGTACGCCCCGGCACCCCCCACCACCATGATGTCGCCCGGGTTGGGCAAGGGCAGTTTGCGCGGCACGGGTTCCTCGTTTTCCTGCGTCAAGACATCGCCCGACTCGCACACCGGCCCGGCGACGATCACGTCCTGCTCCGGGCCCAGGTTGTCGCCCACAAACTGAATGGCGTGGTACGAGCCGTAGGCCATCGGCCGCAACAAATGACAGAAGCCGATGTTGCCCAGCACGTAGTCGAGGCGTTTGCCGTTTTCGTCGAGCGTGTGGTTGAGCGCCCGCACTTCGCCCAGCAGGTACCCGCTCCCGGCGACGAAGCGCCTTCCGGGCTCGATCTCACAGCGGATCTTGCGGCCGAAATGTTTTTCCAGAATGGCGAGGCGTTCCTCCAGGATGGGTTTGTAGGCGGAGACGTCGGCCTGCGGCTGGCCCTCGCGGTACTGGTACGGCAGGCCGCCGCCGAAATTGATCACCTCCACGTCGTCGAACTGCTTGGCGAACTCGACCAGCTTGCCGGTCAGGCGTTTCAGGTGCTCCATGTCGCCGCCGGAGCCGATGTGGATGTGCACGCCGTTGATGATGAGGCCGTATTCCTTCGCAATCGCCCGCGCCTCGTCGAGGCTCTGGTGCCAGATGCCGTGCTTGCTGTAGGGGCCGCCGGTGTTGGTCTTTTTCGAGTGGCCCGCGCCCTCGCCGGGGTTGATGCGGATGGACACCTTGTTCGATCCCTTGCCAAGCCGTTTCAGCGTCTGCCCGTACTCGCGGAGCATGCCCAGCGTGCCGCAGTTGGTGTACACGTTGTTCTCGATGCAGTACTCCGCGTCCGAGGCATGGAAGAACACGTCGCTGGTGAAGCACACTTCCGATG
Protein-coding regions in this window:
- a CDS encoding peroxiredoxin family protein — its product is MEHVLEKKPVSVYIPYSLLAAALLFIFVKALDNVPPKPFETEYPAEAFLAPGFELPTLNGGKISLKDYRGKVVFINFWATWCATCKVEMPSMQKVYDKFKDRGFEMLTISVDKDQKLIQPFMEEYNLTFPVLLDPDEEIAKQVYKTTGVPETFIVSKSGVIVHKAIGPRDWATEDAMAAFQQLVEQS
- a CDS encoding cytochrome b, with the translated sequence MANGIVETVKNRLGYKELEYPIPEHANTIRYSLGGMTLSSFSILLITGILLAQFYVPNPERANASVHYLVDQVYLGWFLRGLHFWAAEALTVTLLLHMIRVAHTAAYKAPREVNWLIGVGLLLMMVGFLFTGTVLKWDQEAYEALMHFNWVADNLGILGYPLTEKFAQGVPILNRVYMAHISLLPVITIPLLGLHLFYIKYHKLSPLPGQPEVGETHKTSGEMDTPPVVQRHMPFTRHLQYLNMAGAGVFFIVCLLALTIAPPLGDQPVFGMEVTKPPWQFVWIYALENLWVPFLIVAPALIVLFLVAVPFIDRGPERDWRKRPLATAVLAFCIVLALALIIWGKVTTMTHSM
- a CDS encoding glutaredoxin family protein, whose translation is MIEIEILTKADCCLCDEAKEVVEAVLADYPATLTLTDIESDAALFEAYKEKIPVVRLNGEDSFIYKVHPVTLRKRLEEIDGGQK
- a CDS encoding 4a-hydroxytetrahydrobiopterin dehydratase; this encodes MVQKTALTDDELQQKLKEMAPEWKVDKNEKGLPFIYRVYRAKEYLKGIDFVRQVAEEAEKENHHPDILIHYKRITVRYWTHTVSGVTLADVEMAQQIDPLFEKE
- the lysA gene encoding diaminopimelate decarboxylase, encoding MKIEDVDVRDIARQYGTPVYVYSLKTLRAAIAEIKTLAPVVRYAMKAESNRVILQEMKKQGIQIDAVSVMEVQRALRAGFDASEVCFTSDVFFHASDAEYCIENNVYTNCGTLGMLREYGQTLKRLGKGSNKVSIRINPGEGAGHSKKTNTGGPYSKHGIWHQSLDEARAIAKEYGLIINGVHIHIGSGGDMEHLKRLTGKLVEFAKQFDDVEVINFGGGLPYQYREGQPQADVSAYKPILEERLAILEKHFGRKIRCEIEPGRRFVAGSGYLLGEVRALNHTLDENGKRLDYVLGNIGFCHLLRPMAYGSYHAIQFVGDNLGPEQDVIVAGPVCESGDVLTQENEEPVPRKLPLPNPGDIMVVGGAGAYGFVMSSNYNTQPLLPEVMVDGGKCILARRRQTLDDILKEEEEV